In Primulina huaijiensis isolate GDHJ02 chromosome 6, ASM1229523v2, whole genome shotgun sequence, a single window of DNA contains:
- the LOC140978801 gene encoding protein NONRESPONDING TO OXYLIPINS 2, mitochondrial isoform X2: MASRSGSISRPAINLLKSTIRKPGTRPSFPVQSPRPQPLIFSRPVSQLGALQSLLPLHSAVSSARLTSCLGANSLGCRSLSQELGLCVPR, encoded by the exons ATGGCTTCCCGCTCCGGATCAATTTCAAGACCTGCAATCAACCTTCTCAAATCCACCATTAGAAAGCCCGGCACAAGACCTTCGTTCCCCGTTCAATCACCGCGTCCCCAGCCGTTAATTTTCTCCAG GCCAGTGTCGCAATTGGGAGCCCTACAGTCTCTGTTGCCACTCCACTCAGCTGTCTCCTCAGCTAGGCTGACATCTTGCCTGGGTGCCAATTCCTTGGGCTGTAGGTCGTTGTCTCAGG AACTAGGTCTCTGTGTGCCGCGATAA
- the LOC140978801 gene encoding protein NONRESPONDING TO OXYLIPINS 2, mitochondrial isoform X1, whose protein sequence is MASRSGSISRPAINLLKSTIRKPGTRPSFPVQSPRPQPLIFSRPVSQLGALQSLLPLHSAVSSARLTSCLGANSLGCRSLSQGMLCCANPGV, encoded by the exons ATGGCTTCCCGCTCCGGATCAATTTCAAGACCTGCAATCAACCTTCTCAAATCCACCATTAGAAAGCCCGGCACAAGACCTTCGTTCCCCGTTCAATCACCGCGTCCCCAGCCGTTAATTTTCTCCAG GCCAGTGTCGCAATTGGGAGCCCTACAGTCTCTGTTGCCACTCCACTCAGCTGTCTCCTCAGCTAGGCTGACATCTTGCCTGGGTGCCAATTCCTTGGGCTGTAGGTCGTTGTCTCAGGGTATGCTCTGCTGTGCCAACCCTggagtttga
- the LOC140979520 gene encoding uncharacterized protein, with product MESVASSSTPPPNHHHERHRFSHTQPFSDRITRALHHRLRLLHRSDPHFFILGATGNVYTVNISSTPSCTCPDRAVPCKHILFVFIRVLGVPLDNSCLWRRTLRPCQLHRLLDIPTSVEALAGAAVRERFHELFSKEKGGSSRPPVVVADCDGACPVCLEEMKKDTKVVACGTCKNVIHEECFLAWKKSCGRRSATCVLCRARWRNNGGDQEKYLNLSAYVNEDDLSEENGRCND from the coding sequence ATGGAGTCCGTTGCATCAAGCTCTACTCCGCCGCCAAACCACCACCATGAGCGCCACCGGTTCAGCCATACTCAACCCTTCTCCGACCGGATAACCCGAGCCCTCCACCACCGCCTCCGACTCCTCCATCGCTCTGACCCtcatttcttcattctcggcgcCACCGGGAATGTTTACACCGTTAACATCTCCTCCACTCCGTCGTGCACCTGCCCTGATCGCGCTGTCCCCTGTAAACACATATTGTTCGTGTTTATTAGAGTACTCGGTGTGCCCCTCGACAACTCTTGCCTGTGGCGGCGAACGCTCCGGCCGTGTCAACTCCATCGACTGCTCGACATCCCCACCTCAGTAGAAGCCCTTGCCGGtgcagcagtcagagagagGTTTCACGAGCTGTTTTCCAAGGAAAAGGGTGGTAGTTCACGGCCGCCCGTGGTGGTGGCAGACTGCGACGGAGCATGCCCGGTGTGTTTGGAGGAGATGAAGAAAGATACGAAGGTGGTGGCTTGTGGGACATGCAAGAATGTGATACATGAAGAGTGTTTCCTGGCGTGGAAGAAGAGCTGCGGACGAAGGTCCGCCACCTGCGTCCTCTGTCGTGCGCGGTGGCGGAACAACGGCGGCGATCAAGAAAAGTATCTGAATCTCTCTGCTTATGTTAATGAAGATGATTTGTCGGAGGAAAACGGACGATGCAATGATTAA
- the LOC140979875 gene encoding ultraviolet-B receptor UVR8 isoform X3: MMEQLATSGNLSRKVISIAAGEAHTLALSGDGKLYSWGRGTFGRLGTGSEADQPFPVLVKFFGSDADREEKLKIVGIAAGAYHSLALADDGSVWGWGYNIYGQIGGTGENSLVPCLLEGFLGLGPPGSATKDYEMQNGKPLKISSVKAGGMMSMAIDSLGSLWMWGNFPHPLQSQSVEGQIALVSSAAPVPIWNFHGHTVVKVACGNEHVVALVSAGETYEGNDLICYSWGGNNHGQLGLGDNESRLSPEVIEAFNLGSPWSVYEISCGAYHTALLALSKGSSDILESVCFTFGLGDNGQLGHGTTRSLLSPELVHGLPQNTFLTSVDCGLFHTCVVSSAGDVWSWGMEKGLGLCPDARFMGTDSGDASSPLLIPCSGMYSPRFQEPLQVACGAAHTVLVADSGYKIWSWGRGRSGVLGNGKMVDCYAPTISLWPTLVEDFKEQDSNNARPNQHYREKNLEHNVEMEKRLSAAMEEMAVLRSKLSVMERYASILHGSIFGKPFQEKEIPPSIQSSGAFDIAKEWDNMLESSDQGKLLRLEMFYNDMLASVKDKLLKRRIQDIVKECLKSTAARSNG; this comes from the exons ATGATGGAGCAATTGGCGACTTCCGGCAATCTTTCCCGAAAAGTCATTTCAATTGCCGCCGGAGAAGCTCATACTCTCGCTCTTAGTG GTGATGGCAAACTCTATTCTTGGGGGAGAGGAACCTTTGGCCGGCTCGGAACCGGTTCAGAGGCCGATCAGCCATTTCCGGTCCTGGTCAAGTTCTTTGGTTCGGATGCTGATAGAGAAGAGAAGCTGAAGATTGTTGGGATTGCTGCTGGGGCTTATCACAGTCTTGCTCTTGCTG ATGATGGATCGGTTTGGGGATGGGGTTACAATATTT ATGGCCAAATTGGTGGTACCGGAGAAAATAGTTTGGTGCCTTGCTTGTTGGAAGGTTTCCTTGGGCTGGGACCTCCAGGTTCTGCTACCAAAGATTACGAAATGCAGAATGGAAAACCTCTAAAA atttcttctgtGAAAGCTGGAGGAATGATGTCAATGGCAATTGATAGTCTGGGATCATTGTGGATGTGGGGCAATTTCCCGCATCCTTTGCAAAGTCAGTCTGTTGAAGGACAAATAGCACTTGTCAGCAGTGCTGCTCCAGTTCCCATCTGGAATTTCCATGGCCACACTGTTGTTAAAGTGGCATGTGGAAACGAACATGTTGTGGCATTAGTGAGTGCTGGAGAAACATACGAAGGTAATGATCTTATATGTTACTCTTGGGGTGGCAACAATCATGGCCAGTTAGGTCTAGGAGATAATGAAAGCAGGTTGAGTCCTGAGGTTATAGAAGCTTTTAACTTGGGGTCTCCATGGTCGGTGTACGAGATATCTTGTGGTGCGTACCACACAGCTTTATTAGCTCTGAGCAAGGGATCAAGCGACATTTTAGAAAGTGTTTGCTTCACATTCGGATTAGGTGATAACGGCCAGCTTGGTCATGGAACAACACGAAGTTTGCTGTCCCCCGAACTTGTTCATGGATTGCCTCAGAACACCTTCCTAACTTCCGTGGACTGCGGATTATTTCACACGTGTGTGGTCTCGTCTGCTGGTGATGTATGGTCATGGGGGATGGAGAAGGGCCTTGGCCTATGCCCGGATGCGCGATTTATGGGGACTGATTCCGGGGATGCTAGTTCTCCATTACTGATTCCTTGTAGTGGGATGTACAGCCCCAGATTTCAAGAACCTTTGCAAGTCGCATGTGGGGCAGCTCATACTGTACTTGTCGCAGATTCTGGTTATAAGATCTGGTCGTGGGGTAGGGGCCGGAGTGGAGTCCTTGGAAACGGAAAGATGGTTGATTGCTATGCACCAACAATTTCACTGTGGCCAACTCTTGTTGAAGATTTCAAGGAACAGGACTCTAACAATGCAAGGCCAAATCAACATTACAGAGAGAAGAATCTCGAACATAATGTGGAAATGGAGAAAAGGCTATCTGCGGCAATGGAGGAGATGGCAGTTCTTCGATCAAAACTTTCTGTGATGGAAAGATACGCTAGCATACTTCATGGATCGATTTTTGGGAAGCCTTTCCAAGAAAAAGAAATCCCGCCCTCGATACAAAGCTCGGGTGCGTTTGACATCGCAAAAGAGTGGGACAATATGCTGGAGAGTTCAGATCAGGGCAAGCTTCTCCGTTTAGAGATGTTTTACAATGACATGCTTGCCAGTGTAAAAGATAAGCTGTTGAAGAGAAGGATACAAGACATTGTAAAAGAGTGTCTAAAATCGACTGCTGCCAGATCTAACGGGTAA
- the LOC140979875 gene encoding ultraviolet-B receptor UVR8 isoform X1 — protein sequence MMEQLATSGNLSRKVISIAAGEAHTLALSGDGKLYSWGRGTFGRLGTGSEADQPFPVLVKFFGSDADREEKLKIVGIAAGAYHSLALAGSVFVLNLDPFLDGQIGGTGENSLVPCLLEGFLGLGPPGSATKDYEMQNGKPLKISSVKAGGMMSMAIDSLGSLWMWGNFPHPLQSQSVEGQIALVSSAAPVPIWNFHGHTVVKVACGNEHVVALVSAGETYEGNDLICYSWGGNNHGQLGLGDNESRLSPEVIEAFNLGSPWSVYEISCGAYHTALLALSKGSSDILESVCFTFGLGDNGQLGHGTTRSLLSPELVHGLPQNTFLTSVDCGLFHTCVVSSAGDVWSWGMEKGLGLCPDARFMGTDSGDASSPLLIPCSGMYSPRFQEPLQVACGAAHTVLVADSGYKIWSWGRGRSGVLGNGKMVDCYAPTISLWPTLVEDFKEQDSNNARPNQHYREKNLEHNVEMEKRLSAAMEEMAVLRSKLSVMERYASILHGSIFGKPFQEKEIPPSIQSSGAFDIAKEWDNMLESSDQGKLLRLEMFYNDMLASVKDKLLKRRIQDIVKECLKSTAARSNG from the exons ATGATGGAGCAATTGGCGACTTCCGGCAATCTTTCCCGAAAAGTCATTTCAATTGCCGCCGGAGAAGCTCATACTCTCGCTCTTAGTG GTGATGGCAAACTCTATTCTTGGGGGAGAGGAACCTTTGGCCGGCTCGGAACCGGTTCAGAGGCCGATCAGCCATTTCCGGTCCTGGTCAAGTTCTTTGGTTCGGATGCTGATAGAGAAGAGAAGCTGAAGATTGTTGGGATTGCTGCTGGGGCTTATCACAGTCTTGCTCTTGCTGGTAGTGTTTTTGTTT TAAACCTTGACCCTTTCCTGGATGGCCAAATTGGTGGTACCGGAGAAAATAGTTTGGTGCCTTGCTTGTTGGAAGGTTTCCTTGGGCTGGGACCTCCAGGTTCTGCTACCAAAGATTACGAAATGCAGAATGGAAAACCTCTAAAA atttcttctgtGAAAGCTGGAGGAATGATGTCAATGGCAATTGATAGTCTGGGATCATTGTGGATGTGGGGCAATTTCCCGCATCCTTTGCAAAGTCAGTCTGTTGAAGGACAAATAGCACTTGTCAGCAGTGCTGCTCCAGTTCCCATCTGGAATTTCCATGGCCACACTGTTGTTAAAGTGGCATGTGGAAACGAACATGTTGTGGCATTAGTGAGTGCTGGAGAAACATACGAAGGTAATGATCTTATATGTTACTCTTGGGGTGGCAACAATCATGGCCAGTTAGGTCTAGGAGATAATGAAAGCAGGTTGAGTCCTGAGGTTATAGAAGCTTTTAACTTGGGGTCTCCATGGTCGGTGTACGAGATATCTTGTGGTGCGTACCACACAGCTTTATTAGCTCTGAGCAAGGGATCAAGCGACATTTTAGAAAGTGTTTGCTTCACATTCGGATTAGGTGATAACGGCCAGCTTGGTCATGGAACAACACGAAGTTTGCTGTCCCCCGAACTTGTTCATGGATTGCCTCAGAACACCTTCCTAACTTCCGTGGACTGCGGATTATTTCACACGTGTGTGGTCTCGTCTGCTGGTGATGTATGGTCATGGGGGATGGAGAAGGGCCTTGGCCTATGCCCGGATGCGCGATTTATGGGGACTGATTCCGGGGATGCTAGTTCTCCATTACTGATTCCTTGTAGTGGGATGTACAGCCCCAGATTTCAAGAACCTTTGCAAGTCGCATGTGGGGCAGCTCATACTGTACTTGTCGCAGATTCTGGTTATAAGATCTGGTCGTGGGGTAGGGGCCGGAGTGGAGTCCTTGGAAACGGAAAGATGGTTGATTGCTATGCACCAACAATTTCACTGTGGCCAACTCTTGTTGAAGATTTCAAGGAACAGGACTCTAACAATGCAAGGCCAAATCAACATTACAGAGAGAAGAATCTCGAACATAATGTGGAAATGGAGAAAAGGCTATCTGCGGCAATGGAGGAGATGGCAGTTCTTCGATCAAAACTTTCTGTGATGGAAAGATACGCTAGCATACTTCATGGATCGATTTTTGGGAAGCCTTTCCAAGAAAAAGAAATCCCGCCCTCGATACAAAGCTCGGGTGCGTTTGACATCGCAAAAGAGTGGGACAATATGCTGGAGAGTTCAGATCAGGGCAAGCTTCTCCGTTTAGAGATGTTTTACAATGACATGCTTGCCAGTGTAAAAGATAAGCTGTTGAAGAGAAGGATACAAGACATTGTAAAAGAGTGTCTAAAATCGACTGCTGCCAGATCTAACGGGTAA
- the LOC140979875 gene encoding ultraviolet-B receptor UVR8 isoform X2 codes for MQNGKPLKISSVKAGGMMSMAIDSLGSLWMWGNFPHPLQSQSVEGQIALVSSAAPVPIWNFHGHTVVKVACGNEHVVALVSAGETYEGNDLICYSWGGNNHGQLGLGDNESRLSPEVIEAFNLGSPWSVYEISCGAYHTALLALSKGSSDILESVCFTFGLGDNGQLGHGTTRSLLSPELVHGLPQNTFLTSVDCGLFHTCVVSSAGDVWSWGMEKGLGLCPDARFMGTDSGDASSPLLIPCSGMYSPRFQEPLQVACGAAHTVLVADSGYKIWSWGRGRSGVLGNGKMVDCYAPTISLWPTLVEDFKEQDSNNARPNQHYREKNLEHNVEMEKRLSAAMEEMAVLRSKLSVMERYASILHGSIFGKPFQEKEIPPSIQSSGAFDIAKEWDNMLESSDQGKLLRLEMFYNDMLASVKDKLLKRRIQDIVKECLKSTAARSNG; via the exons ATGCAGAATGGAAAACCTCTAAAA atttcttctgtGAAAGCTGGAGGAATGATGTCAATGGCAATTGATAGTCTGGGATCATTGTGGATGTGGGGCAATTTCCCGCATCCTTTGCAAAGTCAGTCTGTTGAAGGACAAATAGCACTTGTCAGCAGTGCTGCTCCAGTTCCCATCTGGAATTTCCATGGCCACACTGTTGTTAAAGTGGCATGTGGAAACGAACATGTTGTGGCATTAGTGAGTGCTGGAGAAACATACGAAGGTAATGATCTTATATGTTACTCTTGGGGTGGCAACAATCATGGCCAGTTAGGTCTAGGAGATAATGAAAGCAGGTTGAGTCCTGAGGTTATAGAAGCTTTTAACTTGGGGTCTCCATGGTCGGTGTACGAGATATCTTGTGGTGCGTACCACACAGCTTTATTAGCTCTGAGCAAGGGATCAAGCGACATTTTAGAAAGTGTTTGCTTCACATTCGGATTAGGTGATAACGGCCAGCTTGGTCATGGAACAACACGAAGTTTGCTGTCCCCCGAACTTGTTCATGGATTGCCTCAGAACACCTTCCTAACTTCCGTGGACTGCGGATTATTTCACACGTGTGTGGTCTCGTCTGCTGGTGATGTATGGTCATGGGGGATGGAGAAGGGCCTTGGCCTATGCCCGGATGCGCGATTTATGGGGACTGATTCCGGGGATGCTAGTTCTCCATTACTGATTCCTTGTAGTGGGATGTACAGCCCCAGATTTCAAGAACCTTTGCAAGTCGCATGTGGGGCAGCTCATACTGTACTTGTCGCAGATTCTGGTTATAAGATCTGGTCGTGGGGTAGGGGCCGGAGTGGAGTCCTTGGAAACGGAAAGATGGTTGATTGCTATGCACCAACAATTTCACTGTGGCCAACTCTTGTTGAAGATTTCAAGGAACAGGACTCTAACAATGCAAGGCCAAATCAACATTACAGAGAGAAGAATCTCGAACATAATGTGGAAATGGAGAAAAGGCTATCTGCGGCAATGGAGGAGATGGCAGTTCTTCGATCAAAACTTTCTGTGATGGAAAGATACGCTAGCATACTTCATGGATCGATTTTTGGGAAGCCTTTCCAAGAAAAAGAAATCCCGCCCTCGATACAAAGCTCGGGTGCGTTTGACATCGCAAAAGAGTGGGACAATATGCTGGAGAGTTCAGATCAGGGCAAGCTTCTCCGTTTAGAGATGTTTTACAATGACATGCTTGCCAGTGTAAAAGATAAGCTGTTGAAGAGAAGGATACAAGACATTGTAAAAGAGTGTCTAAAATCGACTGCTGCCAGATCTAACGGGTAA
- the LOC140979876 gene encoding nuclear pore complex protein NUP85: MPGVMSDSENSDALAIVPRSPDASTPRVYTIRNHGLTAPVARVSISWARGNTLRVSLLQSDAVNEQRPGGQVVEVKLTSLEGGEISGAQWRKIAYGSVAPFSLLQCRKNSVDASRYKKDWWEHVMEYSKEISSLLGNSNSSPTPIIEDPKVILKKVEEPISLRAAWELMEIFYVDKQAQTWLPERLLDWLADYDCLLSGTQPTVHSKLVAFQKELVTIQAVENDPEYWEAISSALAVGWLDVVVKLLRMHGSYLFDQLGGREIENGLVEAVAVLISQMPRLRPDVSAKKLGKCYKTKSEFMKAWEKWRAQITKLDCSAFWLQCDHEQTRDGLKNMLQIMLGNASILSNVTYHWIELYISHFLYIRPFTVGLENMSSLAQKCMQLKPISNGHKLMGLIIGILEENTEVILAECSRSFGPWMITHAIELLTAGSTQAEILMREQQPKLGGICIEELHRLTYSQILSSHALTWNIAPIYLTSCMKQGQGLLENLLYKQPVQHHQVLLKSLEICRLNGVDLVGNNLMKIAGVHYWNHGKKGSAVFWLQQARDELRLNRIAKHLFDFVGKSVSDESFKQWEGMLELLDSESRTTGGLEFLKKYRNFRKSLQQVSEGITTDAAWKSVETLISLMKNPSTPQQFWLSLLFDSLKLLNWKDRPLLNVSQTNLLLNKLQELSLARLRPDFIDSGLPPEALKSVRLALASNLGRAILHE, from the exons ATGCCGGGAGTGATGTCGGATTCAGAGAATTCCGACGCTCTCGCCATTGTTCCACGCTCCCCCGATGCATCAACCCCCCGAGTGTACACTATTCGGAACCATGGCCTTACTGCCCCGGTTGCGCGAGTCTCCATCTCCTGGGCTCGTGGTAACACGCTCCGTGTTTCCCTGTTACAGTCCGACGCAGTTAATGAACAGCGACCCGGTGGACAAGTGGTGGAGGTGAAACTAACGAGCTTGGAGGGAGGAGAAATCTCCGGTGCGCAATGGAGGAAAATTGCTTATGGCTCGGTCGCACCGTTCTCGCTTCTTCAGTGCAGGAAAAATTCTGTTGACGCATCCCGTTACAAGAAAGATTG GTGGGAACATGTAATGGAGTACAGCAAGGAAATAAGTTCTCTTCTTGGTAATTCCAATTCATCTCCAACTCCGATAATTGAAGACCCAAAAGTAATTTTGAAG AAAGTTGAGGAACCAATCTCTTTGAGAGCAGCGTGGGAGCTGATGGAGATATTTTACGTAGACAAACAAGCTCAGACTTGGCTCCCTGAACGGCTTCTTGATTGGTTGGCT GACTATGATTGTCTGTTATCTGGAACACAGCCAACAGTTCATTCGAAACTTGTAGCTTTCCAAAAAGAGCTTGTAACTATACAG GCTGTTGAGAATGATCCTGAGTATTGGGAAGCTATATCCTCAGCCTTAGCAGTTGGCTGGCTTGATGTTGTT GTTAAATTATTGCGCATGCATGGATCTTATCTGTTCGATCAGCTAGGTGGCCGTGAG ATAGAAAATGGACTTGTAGAAGCTGTTGCTGTTCTTATATCTCAGATGCCACGCTTGCGGCCTGATGTATCAGCCAAAAAATTGGGCAAGTGCTACAAAACCAAATCAGAGTTCATGAAG GCATGGGAAAAATGGCGAGCTCAAATTACGAAATTGGATTGCAGTGCATTCTGGCTTCAATGTGATCACGAGCAGACTAGAGATGGGCTTAAAAATATGCTTCAAATCATGTTGGGAAATGCTAGCATTCTCTCCAATGTGACATACCACTGGATAGAACTTTACATATCTCACTTTCTCTACATCAGACCATTTACAGTG GGTTTAGAAAACATGTCTAGCCTTGCTCAGAAATGCATGCAATTGAAACCAATTTCCAATGGTCATAAGTTGATGGGACTCATAATTGGAATTCTAGAAGAAAATACAGAA GTTATTCTTGCTGAATGCTCAAGATCATTTGGTCCCTG GATGATAACCCATGCTATAGAGCTGCTGACAGCTGGAAGTACACAAGCAGAAATACTAATGCGCGAACAACAGCCTAAACTTGGAGGAATTTGTATTGAAGAGCTACATCGACTCACTTATTCCCAAATTCTATCTTCTCATGCCTTGACATGGAAC ATCGCTCCTATATATTTGACATCATGCATGAAGCAAGGACAGGGTTTGTTGGAGAATTTATTATACAAACAGCCTGTGCAACACCATCAAGTGTTGCTAAAG AGTTTAGAAATCTGTCGTCTCAACGGAGTTGATCTTGTTGGTAACAATTTGATGAAG ATTGCCGGAGTTCATTACTGGAATCATGGCAAGAAAGGTTCTGCCGTGTTCTGGCTTCAGCAAGCTCGAGACGAACTTCGCTTAAACAGAATAGCCAAGCACTTGTTTGATTTTGTTGGAAAATCAGTCTCTGATGAAAGTTTCAAG CAATGGGAAGGAATGCTTGAGCTGCTGGACTCTGAATCAAGAACCACCGGAGGTCTTGAGTTTCTGAAAAA GTATAGAAACTTCAGGAAATCTCTTCAACAAGTTTCGGAGGGAATCACAACTGATGCTGCTTGGAAATCTGTTGAAACACTTATATCA CTCATGAAGAACCCTTCTACACCTCAGCAATTTTGGCTCTCTCTCTTGTTTGACTCT TTGAAATTACTGAACTGGAAGGATCGACCCTTGCTCAATGTATCGCAGACCAATCTTTTATTGAATAAACTTCAAGAGCTGTCATTGGCAAGATTAAGACCAGATTTCATCGATTCTGGCTTGCCGCCGGAGGCCTTGAAATCTGTCAGACTCGCTCTAGCCTCTAATTTAGGGCGTGCCATCCTTCATGAGTAA
- the LOC140978706 gene encoding F-box protein At5g51380-like encodes MTEETDRIEKLGDDVLALILSKMNDPSHRKSFSLVCKQWLRVEGVQRSTILVFEPELLPNFLPRFPNLLQLQASSIITNSSIQFLGATCPRIRVLNLNFKEKGDSSCQSVYFQDFGDEVYFQDFGDEGLCDLAKGCSELRTVLLRKRKGVGDLGVASLVESSKSLRNLDLGWCREVSDKALESFRGLNSLESLNLQGCWLITDEGLAFLAKGFLCRTLKILNLAECDRITDFGLIHLKKMCCLEELNLAECGPKVTDNGCKFTVAAIFSLRILNLSWLVNVSNATLFALSEKCKNLEVLNLTGCELISGAGIHALSGHGSLKQLVLAYCEYGTNGNDLEQLVLRCPNLEHIILDKRLRMWIPMSVQENILRWQCVLEWK; translated from the coding sequence ATGACGGAAGAAACCGATAGAATAGAGAAGCTTGGCGATGATGTCCTAGCTTTAATTCTCAGTAAGATGAATGACCCAAGTCATAGAAAATCATTCTCTCTAGTTTGCAAACAATGGTTGAGGGttgagggagtccaaagatcaACCATACTAGTTTTTGAGCCCGAACTTCTCCCCAATTTCTTGCCCAGATTCCCAAATTTACTCCAACTCCAAGCATCATCCATAATCACTAATTCCTCGATCCAATTTCTGGGCGCTACATGTCCAAGAATTCGAGTACTGAACCTTAATTTTAAGGAAAAGGGGGATTCGAGCTGCCAAAGTGTCTATTTTCAAGATTTCGGCGACGAGGTCTATTTTCAAGATTTCGGCGATGAGGGCCTTTGTGATTTAGCTAAAGGGTGTTCCGAGTTGAGAACTGTTTTATTGAGGAAGAGAAAAGGAGTTGGGGATCTCGGGGTTGCTTCATTAGTCGAGTCTTCTAAAAGCTTGAGGAATCTTGATTTGGGGTGGTGTAGGGAGGTTTCTGATAAGGCACTCGAATCATTTAGAGGTTTGAATTCGTTGGAAAGTCTAAATTTACAGGGCTGTTGGCTTATAACAGATGAGGGTCTGGCTTTCTTGGCAAAAGGGTTTTTGTGTAGGactttaaaaatattgaatctTGCTGAATGTGATCGAATAACTGATTTCGGCTTGATTCATTTGAAGAAGATGTGTTGTTTGGAGGAGCTGAATTTGGCGGAGTGTGGACCTAAGGTGACAGATAATGGATGCAAATTCACCGTGGCCGCCATTTTTTCTTTAAGGATATTGAATTTGTCTTGGTTGGTGAATGTATCTAATGCTACCTTATTCGCATTGTCCGAAAAATGCAAGAACTTGGAAGTGTTAAATTTGACAGGGTGTGAATTGATATCCGGTGCTGGAATTCATGCTTTATCAGGGCATGGTTCTCTGAAGCAGCTTGTTTTGGCTTACTGTGAATATGGAACGAACGGCAATGATCTTGAACAGTTGGTGCTGCGGTGTCCAAACTTAGAACACATAATTCTTGACAAAAGACTCAGAATGTGGATTCCAATGTCTGTGCAAGAAAACATATTGAGATGGCAATGCGTGCTAGAGTGGAAGTGA